A DNA window from Longimicrobiaceae bacterium contains the following coding sequences:
- a CDS encoding SGNH/GDSL hydrolase family protein, whose translation MRRILLPLLLGIVATGRSPAAAQQAALDLRPGERLVFIGNTFAERLQIFPHFEALLTSMRPELRLSFRYLAWSGDEVGLRPRPLNFGDIHTHLKNQRADVIFAAFGMNESYRGEAGLPEFRARLGVFLDTLRTERYNGRTPARVVLISPIPHEQVDHVPLDPAQHNRDLERYTEVMREVAAERGVYFVDLYHPLLPLVRDPQLGDLTINGIHLDDRGYQVAGRAIARELGLLPATADLLEPPTPEQLRLAEAIRDKNQLFFYRWRPVNAEYIVGRRKEPFGVVNFPGEMARLDEMVAEAEREIWDLAAGPADR comes from the coding sequence ATGCGCCGAATCCTTCTGCCGCTCCTCCTCGGCATCGTGGCCACGGGACGCTCGCCGGCCGCCGCCCAGCAGGCGGCCCTGGACCTCCGCCCGGGCGAGCGTCTCGTCTTCATCGGCAACACCTTCGCCGAGCGGCTGCAGATCTTCCCGCATTTCGAGGCGCTGCTGACGTCGATGCGGCCCGAGCTGCGGCTGAGCTTCCGCTACCTTGCCTGGAGTGGGGACGAGGTCGGCCTCCGGCCGCGTCCGCTCAACTTCGGGGACATCCACACCCATCTGAAGAACCAGCGGGCGGATGTCATCTTCGCCGCTTTCGGGATGAACGAGTCCTATCGCGGCGAGGCGGGGTTGCCGGAGTTCCGCGCGCGCCTGGGTGTATTCCTCGACACCCTGCGAACCGAGCGTTACAACGGTCGCACCCCTGCGCGGGTGGTCCTCATCTCACCCATCCCGCACGAACAGGTCGACCATGTCCCACTTGATCCGGCGCAGCACAACCGCGATCTCGAGCGCTACACGGAGGTCATGCGGGAGGTGGCCGCGGAACGTGGCGTCTACTTCGTCGACCTCTACCATCCCCTGCTTCCGCTGGTGCGCGATCCGCAGCTGGGCGACCTGACCATCAACGGCATTCATCTCGACGACCGGGGCTATCAGGTGGCCGGGCGCGCGATCGCGCGTGAGCTGGGACTGCTCCCCGCGACCGCGGATCTGCTGGAGCCGCCTACTCCCGAGCAGCTGCGACTCGCCGAGGCGATTCGCGACAAGAACCAGCTGTTCTTCTACCGCTGGCGACCCGTGAACGCCGAATACATCGTCGGGCGGAGGAAGGAGCCCTTCGGGGTGGTCAACTTCCCCGGCGAAATGGCCCGGCTCGACGAGATGGTCGCCGAAGCGGAACGGGAGATCTGGGATCTCGCCGCTGGTCCGGCAGACCGGTAA
- a CDS encoding CopD family protein: MFLRRLLLLVAIVLTHALLPEVAWAHQELLGSTPASGDSLSTVPQEIRLSFSQAVEPSLAALRLIGPAGEVRLGDLSVPADSATVLTATIVGPLVPGDYTIEWLATGDDGHSVRGEIPFHLREGAAGLAVSRPTAPDATLGGNAEREPATGAQEVPAGSTFTLTPGHPLYVAVRWLNFAGIVIVIGAVVLATVVLGRMQRRDAVTPEGMIPQVRQRAAAVGFAGAVCLLIALPLRLFAQLATLEGAGGGSRGEVVASILSRSTWGRGWWLQAVAVALALVGFSLARRGRSSGWGIAALAAVALAVTPALSGHAVAASPLAVVSDTVHVLSAGGWVGTVFVMTVAALPPLLGSATTRRAAAGGLLAAFSPVALSFAAALALTGVYAAVLHLPDPSSLWASSYGRTLLIKLVALAFVFAAGFYNWRRARPVLEQRGDSRPLRRSAAIELTFGALVLAITAALVATPPPAEHAAHASVGGAPAADVSVGSPDVATP, encoded by the coding sequence ATGTTCTTACGTCGCCTTCTTCTGCTGGTCGCCATCGTCCTGACGCACGCACTGCTTCCGGAAGTGGCGTGGGCACACCAGGAGCTCCTCGGCTCCACTCCGGCAAGTGGCGACTCGCTCTCCACAGTCCCGCAAGAGATCCGGCTGAGCTTCAGCCAGGCGGTGGAGCCGTCGCTCGCTGCGTTGCGGCTAATCGGTCCGGCGGGCGAGGTCCGGCTCGGCGATCTCTCCGTCCCTGCGGACAGCGCAACGGTGCTCACCGCGACCATCGTGGGACCTCTGGTGCCGGGCGATTATACGATCGAGTGGCTCGCGACCGGCGATGACGGACATTCGGTGCGCGGCGAGATTCCATTCCATCTGCGGGAAGGGGCAGCCGGCCTCGCCGTCAGCCGGCCCACTGCCCCGGACGCCACCCTCGGCGGCAATGCCGAGCGCGAGCCCGCCACGGGTGCGCAGGAGGTGCCGGCCGGCTCAACATTTACACTGACCCCTGGCCATCCGCTCTACGTCGCGGTGCGCTGGCTCAACTTCGCGGGGATCGTGATCGTGATCGGTGCGGTTGTCCTGGCAACGGTGGTGCTGGGCAGGATGCAGCGGCGCGATGCGGTGACCCCCGAAGGGATGATCCCACAAGTCCGCCAGAGGGCGGCGGCGGTCGGCTTCGCGGGGGCAGTCTGTCTGCTGATTGCCCTGCCGCTGAGGCTGTTTGCCCAGCTCGCGACGCTGGAGGGAGCGGGTGGGGGGTCCCGAGGAGAGGTGGTCGCCAGCATCCTGAGTCGCAGCACCTGGGGTCGCGGCTGGTGGCTGCAGGCGGTCGCCGTGGCGCTGGCGCTGGTCGGGTTCTCCCTGGCGCGTCGGGGCCGCAGCTCGGGCTGGGGAATTGCCGCGCTCGCGGCCGTTGCGCTGGCGGTCACCCCAGCCCTCTCGGGGCACGCGGTCGCCGCTTCGCCGCTGGCGGTCGTCAGCGACACGGTGCACGTGCTCTCGGCAGGGGGATGGGTGGGGACCGTCTTCGTGATGACGGTGGCGGCACTGCCCCCCCTCCTGGGGAGCGCCACCACACGGCGGGCCGCGGCAGGAGGCCTGCTCGCCGCGTTCTCACCCGTGGCACTCAGCTTTGCCGCGGCGCTGGCGCTCACCGGCGTCTATGCGGCCGTGCTGCACCTGCCGGATCCGTCCTCCCTCTGGGCCAGCAGCTACGGCCGCACGCTGCTGATCAAGCTGGTCGCCCTGGCTTTCGTCTTCGCCGCCGGTTTCTACAACTGGCGGCGTGCTCGGCCGGTTCTGGAGCAGCGTGGTGATTCCCGGCCGCTGCGCCGATCTGCCGCGATCGAGCTGACCTTCGGTGCTCTGGTACTGGCGATCACCGCCGCGCTGGTGGCTACGCCACCGCCCGCGGAGCATGCCGCGCACGCCAGCGTGGGTGGAGCGCCGGCGGCGGACGTGTCGGTAGGGAGCCCGGATGTTGCAACGCCATGA
- a CDS encoding ThuA domain-containing protein has product MKRIFSLGYLGFSLLLGTPAAAQHVVFVTGDEEYRSEESMPMLARILKRDYGFRVTVLYALDERGFIDPNELTNIPGLAALDSADLMVMFMRFRALPDSQLVHILDYVESGRPVVGFRTATHAFRYPEDSPHADLNEEWPTRVFGQHWIVHHGHFEDGNQPLTAVRPIEWRTAHPILRGVKPFQAYSWLYHVDGGGDQLYGDSRPLLIGEALRSTHAEEGRTDRYPLTNPVAWTKTYTGRSGRTARVFFTTLGHPYDFREESMRKLALNGILWALGLEDRIPPDGARADPVGEYTPTNSGFGSVYKQGMRPPPL; this is encoded by the coding sequence ATGAAGCGGATATTCTCGTTAGGTTATCTCGGATTCTCGCTGCTGCTGGGCACCCCGGCGGCGGCGCAGCACGTGGTGTTCGTGACCGGGGACGAGGAGTACCGGTCCGAGGAGTCGATGCCGATGCTCGCTCGCATCCTGAAGCGTGACTACGGCTTCCGGGTCACCGTGCTGTACGCGCTCGATGAGCGGGGGTTCATCGACCCGAACGAGCTCACCAATATTCCGGGACTGGCGGCGCTGGATTCCGCCGATCTGATGGTGATGTTCATGCGTTTCCGCGCCCTGCCCGACTCACAGCTCGTCCACATCCTCGACTACGTGGAATCCGGTCGACCGGTGGTCGGCTTCCGTACCGCCACACACGCCTTCCGCTACCCGGAGGATTCGCCGCACGCCGACCTCAACGAGGAGTGGCCCACCCGGGTCTTCGGTCAGCACTGGATCGTCCACCACGGCCACTTCGAGGACGGGAACCAACCGCTCACGGCGGTGCGACCGATCGAGTGGCGCACGGCTCACCCCATCCTGCGCGGGGTGAAGCCTTTCCAGGCCTACTCCTGGCTGTATCACGTGGACGGCGGCGGAGATCAGCTCTACGGGGACAGCCGGCCGCTACTGATCGGGGAAGCCCTTCGCTCCACCCACGCCGAAGAAGGACGAACAGATCGATATCCACTCACAAACCCGGTCGCCTGGACCAAGACCTACACCGGCCGCAGCGGGCGCACCGCCCGGGTCTTCTTCACCACCCTGGGCCACCCCTACGACTTCCGCGAGGAGTCGATGCGGAAGCTGGCATTGAATGGGATCCTCTGGGCCCTCGGCCTGGAAGACCGCATCCCGCCGGATGGCGCGCGGGCCGACCCTGTCGGCGAGTACACGCCCACCAACTCCGGCTTCGGCTCAGTTTACAAGCAGGGAATGCGGCCGCCGCCCCTATGA
- the gltS gene encoding sodium/glutamate symporter: protein MLKFDLIQTVALAGVMLFVGYGLRRLLPPLSRYNVPAPVIGGLLVSLATLVTRGTEEPLLVLDSTLQTPLMVAFFTSVGFAASLSLLRRGGPQVLLFFTAATAFAVTQNLLGGGLALAFGLDPLFGVLAGSTTLTGGPATGLAFAPFFEEAGVPGAATVAVAAAMMGIVMGGVIGGPIGTWLIERYHLRAETGQLVRHSHLAATDVVESQLPGGSTEPPPGEDRGSYLLLKNGVAILVAMWIGGWVSRGFGALGLTLPSYIGAMLVAAAIRNLDDRTRMLGLSQQVIDDLGSASLSLFIVLALMTLQLWEIAALALPLIVILVAQVGLIALICRWPIFRLMGRDYESAVMSAGFCGFMLGTTANAMANMESLVERYGPAPRAFLVVPIVGAFFIDFTNAVIITIFLNLLG from the coding sequence TTGCTGAAGTTCGATCTGATCCAGACCGTCGCGCTGGCGGGGGTCATGCTCTTCGTGGGGTATGGCCTGCGTCGGCTGCTGCCGCCGCTCTCCCGCTACAACGTGCCGGCGCCCGTCATCGGCGGCCTCCTGGTCTCGCTGGCGACCCTCGTCACCCGTGGGACGGAAGAGCCGCTCCTCGTGCTGGATAGCACGCTCCAGACCCCGCTGATGGTGGCGTTCTTCACCTCGGTGGGATTCGCGGCCAGCCTCTCGCTCCTCCGGCGGGGCGGCCCGCAGGTTCTTCTCTTCTTCACGGCGGCCACCGCCTTCGCCGTGACGCAGAACCTCCTCGGGGGAGGTCTGGCGCTGGCGTTCGGGCTCGACCCGCTCTTCGGCGTGCTCGCGGGCTCGACCACCCTGACGGGAGGCCCCGCGACCGGCCTCGCCTTCGCGCCCTTCTTCGAGGAGGCGGGGGTGCCCGGGGCCGCCACCGTGGCAGTGGCCGCAGCGATGATGGGGATCGTGATGGGAGGGGTGATCGGGGGGCCGATCGGCACCTGGCTCATTGAGCGCTACCACCTGCGCGCAGAGACGGGGCAGCTCGTCCGCCACTCGCACCTCGCGGCCACGGACGTCGTCGAGAGTCAGCTTCCCGGGGGGAGTACGGAGCCGCCTCCCGGGGAGGACCGCGGCTCGTACCTGCTGCTCAAGAACGGGGTGGCTATTCTGGTGGCGATGTGGATCGGAGGATGGGTGAGTAGGGGCTTCGGCGCGTTGGGGTTGACACTGCCCAGCTACATCGGGGCCATGCTGGTGGCGGCGGCCATCCGCAACCTGGACGACCGCACGCGCATGCTCGGGCTATCGCAGCAGGTGATCGACGACCTGGGCAGCGCCTCCCTGTCGCTCTTCATCGTGCTGGCGCTGATGACGCTGCAGCTCTGGGAGATCGCCGCCCTCGCCCTACCGCTCATCGTCATTCTCGTGGCGCAGGTGGGGTTGATTGCGCTCATCTGCCGCTGGCCGATCTTTCGGCTGATGGGGCGCGACTACGAGTCGGCGGTGATGAGCGCCGGGTTCTGCGGCTTCATGCTGGGGACCACCGCGAATGCCATGGCCAACATGGAGTCGCTGGTGGAGCGATACGGCCCCGCGCCGAGGGCATTCCTGGTGGTGCCGATCGTGGGGGCCTTCTTCATCGACTTCACCAACGCGGTGATCATCACGATTTTTTTGAACCTGCTCGGCTGA
- a CDS encoding sugar-binding transcriptional regulator — protein sequence MPRPRSRPDYYLLSKVSTLYYTRGLTQQEIADRLHISRPKVSRLLQEALNHNIVRISIAAPRGLHLELEAELEAVFDLSEALVIDVEPGPRESIYRQIGTGAASYFARTLQPGETIGLGWGTTLDAMVQATSPIATEGIRIVQTLGGVGPPESGAYAADLVRRLADLLGASAVLLPAPGIVGTVSARNVLRKDPHVQMALQQYNHLDAVFIGIGSLQASPILRDSHYLPPEAYAELQAAGAIGHIGLRFFDAQGNLVHTSLDDRTLSITPEQLYKTPRVVGVAGGPDKVQALLGALRAGFLNVLITDQFTAAALLEAEKRAPAPSLEVSRAGSKKS from the coding sequence ATGCCGCGTCCCCGGTCCCGCCCGGATTATTATCTGCTGAGCAAGGTCAGCACTCTGTACTACACCCGCGGCCTCACGCAACAGGAGATCGCGGACCGACTGCACATCTCGCGTCCCAAAGTCTCGCGCCTGCTTCAGGAGGCGCTCAACCACAATATCGTGCGCATCAGCATTGCTGCCCCGAGGGGGCTGCACCTCGAGCTGGAGGCGGAGCTGGAGGCGGTATTCGACCTCTCCGAGGCGCTGGTCATCGACGTGGAGCCAGGGCCGCGGGAATCGATCTACCGGCAGATCGGCACGGGCGCCGCCAGCTACTTCGCGCGCACGCTTCAGCCGGGGGAGACGATCGGGCTGGGTTGGGGAACGACACTCGACGCCATGGTACAGGCGACGTCGCCCATCGCCACCGAGGGCATCCGGATCGTGCAGACGCTGGGAGGTGTGGGGCCGCCCGAGTCCGGAGCCTACGCGGCCGACCTCGTGCGCCGGCTGGCGGATCTGCTGGGCGCCTCGGCCGTGCTGCTTCCCGCACCGGGGATCGTAGGTACGGTGAGCGCCCGGAACGTACTGCGCAAGGACCCTCACGTACAGATGGCGCTGCAGCAGTACAATCACCTCGACGCCGTCTTCATCGGCATCGGCTCGCTGCAGGCGAGCCCGATCCTGAGGGACAGCCACTATCTGCCGCCCGAAGCCTACGCCGAGCTCCAGGCGGCGGGAGCGATCGGGCACATTGGCCTGCGCTTCTTCGACGCGCAGGGGAACCTGGTCCACACCTCCCTCGACGATCGAACGCTCAGCATCACGCCGGAGCAGCTCTACAAGACCCCGCGCGTGGTCGGGGTGGCGGGCGGACCCGACAAGGTGCAAGCCCTGCTGGGGGCACTGCGCGCCGGCTTCCTCAACGTGCTGATCACCGACCAGTTCACCGCCGCGGCGCTCTTGGAGGCCGAGAAGCGGGCGCCCGCGCCCAGCCTGGAGGTCAGCCGAGCAGGTTCAAAAAAATCGTGA
- a CDS encoding DUF72 domain-containing protein, with protein MARKAGITGKRRASSAPIRVGVAGWDYADWKGILYPNPLPRGFDRLGFLARLVPVIEVNSSFYGPPTAKTARRWLKRVEEVEDFRFAAKLWQRFSHQRRTPWTREEVAETKRGLRVLLRAGRLDALVAQFPWSFRNVDENREWLDDVRRAFEEFPLVVEVRHASWNEPDVFGWLQERGVGFVNVDQPRFKRSIGPSAHATSHVGYIRVHGRNYSDWFRKNAGRDARYDYLYSVEELHPWVARAKEIASEPDIESVDVVFNNHYHAQAVVNALQFQKLLGQEEVSAPPLLAEHFGEALSEAGIPVQG; from the coding sequence ATGGCCCGCAAAGCCGGAATAACTGGAAAACGGAGAGCCTCCTCCGCGCCGATTCGTGTGGGGGTCGCGGGCTGGGACTATGCGGACTGGAAGGGGATACTGTATCCCAACCCCCTGCCGCGCGGCTTTGACCGCCTCGGCTTCCTCGCTCGGCTTGTCCCCGTGATCGAGGTGAACTCGTCCTTCTACGGTCCTCCCACCGCAAAGACGGCGCGTCGTTGGCTGAAGCGGGTCGAGGAGGTAGAGGACTTCCGGTTTGCGGCGAAGCTCTGGCAGCGCTTCTCGCATCAGCGCAGAACCCCCTGGACGCGGGAGGAGGTGGCCGAGACCAAGCGAGGCCTGCGTGTGCTGCTGCGCGCGGGGCGCCTCGACGCGCTGGTAGCCCAATTCCCCTGGTCATTCCGCAACGTGGACGAGAACCGCGAGTGGCTCGATGACGTGCGACGTGCCTTCGAGGAATTTCCGCTAGTCGTGGAGGTGCGGCACGCCAGCTGGAACGAGCCGGACGTGTTTGGCTGGCTACAGGAGCGCGGGGTCGGCTTCGTCAACGTCGATCAGCCCCGGTTCAAGCGCTCGATCGGCCCGTCTGCACATGCCACCTCCCACGTCGGATACATCCGGGTGCACGGGCGCAACTACTCCGACTGGTTCCGCAAGAACGCGGGTCGCGACGCTCGCTACGACTACCTGTACTCGGTCGAGGAGCTACACCCCTGGGTGGCGAGGGCCAAGGAGATCGCCAGCGAACCCGACATCGAGTCGGTCGATGTCGTCTTCAACAACCACTACCACGCGCAGGCAGTGGTGAATGCCCTCCAATTTCAGAAGCTACTCGGCCAGGAGGAGGTTTCCGCGCCGCCTCTACTGGCTGAGCACTTTGGCGAGGCGCTGAGCGAGGCGGGGATTCCGGTGCAGGGATAG
- a CDS encoding PVC-type heme-binding CxxCH protein, with product MKRPSSGILAILFTACLAGHPALLSAQEVEGAEPNRGGTIDLSASDPQVALERLVPTDGFEVTLFASERDFPIGKPVALAFDSRGRLWVSTMPSYPHYLPGEQPRDKLIILEDTDGDGRADKHTVFADSLYLALGFELGDGGVYVSQEPNLVFLKDTDGDDRADEKRILLHGFGTEDSHHAISAFTWGPDGALYFQEGTFLHSQVETPFGPVRLENAGVWRYEPHTQKLSVLTSYSFANPWGHAFDRWGQNFIADASSGRNYFGLPISGHVEYPDKHPQMRVFTSVVRPTAGAEFVSSRQFPDSMQGNFLVTNTIGFQGIKNHKPEPEGSGFTSREVEPLLYSRDINFRPIEMEFGPDGALYVTDWFNPLIGHMQYSLRDPRRDREHGRIWRITYKGKPLLRPVNLEELSVPELLDQLKVYEDRTRYRARRELRERNREEVLREVERWTERLDRSDPEYEHHLLEALWVQQSLDRVDPALLRRLLEAKDYRARAAATRVLRYALHRVEDPLALLRPVVNDPHPLVRLEGVVALSFIPRAEAAELALEALKHPVDYYLDYALGETISTLEEQWKPALFSGEPFAKGNPEGIVFLLDRLEPAEVARVPRSEAVNEVLLTRAGIPREVRLEAVEDLAKTRGVSRAEVVLGAIEELEQRSGEGDAEEELSAVLASLPADELRPVLARLETLAGGARHSPFREAAYAALMRAHGSVEPAWKLAGGQPQRMVDLLAGVPLLDDPALQSQLLPRVEELVRSSTGDGPGNGVRARYVRLEQPGCCETQSFAEVEVLDGRFNLAPLGEASQKSTASGGEAERAIDGNTAGDFRLGSVSQSTAMEADPWWEVDLGEQRSISAVRVWKRTDETVTADIGGFNLFLLDANRDTVRAIEGVDASDQPVTVDLDPDPATEVRRAAVRALIAMQGEEEARLALFGDLLRSGVETDLAIAGIDTVLTSLIPGPQQALLATALLEYARGVEGVDRTGRTFALADTLGRALAAALPEGERARVLKGFEMLQPMRLEIAAVEGAMRFDVEEFTVEPGREVEIVFRNPDVMPHNLVVTAPGAVEKVGRAADAMASAPDAYERNFVPDVPEVLYSTDLIGTAERVTLTFRAPDTPGEYPYICSFPGHWLSMRGVMRVSGESGGSGE from the coding sequence ATGAAGCGACCTTCCTCCGGAATCCTCGCGATTCTGTTCACCGCGTGCCTCGCAGGCCACCCCGCGCTGCTGTCGGCCCAGGAGGTGGAGGGGGCCGAGCCGAACCGGGGCGGCACGATCGATCTCTCGGCGAGCGACCCTCAGGTTGCGCTCGAGCGCCTGGTACCGACCGATGGCTTCGAGGTGACCCTCTTCGCGTCGGAGCGCGATTTCCCGATCGGCAAACCGGTTGCTCTCGCCTTCGACAGTCGCGGGCGGCTCTGGGTGTCCACCATGCCGAGCTACCCGCACTACCTGCCCGGTGAGCAACCGAGGGACAAGCTGATCATCCTGGAGGACACGGACGGCGACGGGCGGGCGGACAAGCACACGGTGTTCGCCGATAGTCTCTACCTCGCCCTGGGCTTCGAGCTGGGCGACGGCGGGGTGTACGTGTCCCAGGAGCCGAACCTGGTCTTTCTGAAGGACACGGACGGCGACGACCGCGCCGACGAGAAGCGCATCCTCCTCCACGGCTTCGGCACCGAGGACAGCCACCACGCGATCAGCGCCTTCACCTGGGGGCCGGACGGAGCGCTCTATTTCCAGGAGGGGACCTTCCTGCACTCGCAGGTGGAGACGCCGTTCGGGCCCGTCCGGCTGGAGAACGCCGGAGTCTGGAGGTACGAGCCCCACACGCAGAAGCTGAGCGTTCTCACCTCCTATTCGTTCGCCAACCCGTGGGGACACGCATTCGATCGCTGGGGGCAGAACTTCATCGCCGACGCCTCCAGCGGCCGCAACTACTTCGGCCTGCCAATTTCCGGGCACGTTGAGTACCCCGACAAGCATCCGCAGATGCGGGTCTTCACTTCGGTCGTCCGTCCGACGGCGGGTGCCGAGTTCGTGAGCAGCCGCCAGTTCCCCGACTCGATGCAGGGGAACTTCCTCGTCACCAACACAATCGGCTTCCAGGGGATCAAGAACCACAAACCGGAACCGGAGGGCTCCGGCTTCACCTCGCGCGAAGTGGAACCCCTCCTGTATTCGCGCGACATCAACTTCCGGCCGATCGAGATGGAGTTCGGACCGGACGGCGCACTGTACGTCACCGACTGGTTCAATCCGCTCATCGGCCATATGCAGTACTCGCTGCGCGACCCGCGCAGGGACAGGGAGCACGGCCGCATCTGGCGGATCACCTACAAGGGCAAGCCGCTGCTGAGGCCGGTGAACCTCGAGGAGCTTTCGGTTCCGGAGCTGCTCGACCAGCTCAAAGTATACGAGGACCGCACGCGGTACCGGGCGCGGCGGGAGCTGCGGGAGCGCAATCGGGAGGAGGTGCTGCGCGAGGTCGAGCGGTGGACCGAACGGCTAGACCGGAGCGATCCCGAGTACGAGCACCACCTCCTGGAGGCCCTCTGGGTCCAGCAGTCGCTCGACCGGGTCGATCCCGCGTTGCTTCGCCGGTTGCTCGAGGCGAAGGACTACCGCGCCCGCGCGGCGGCGACCCGGGTCCTCCGGTACGCCCTCCATCGGGTGGAAGACCCCCTCGCCCTGCTGCGCCCGGTGGTGAACGATCCCCATCCGCTGGTCCGTCTCGAGGGGGTGGTGGCGCTCAGCTTCATCCCGCGCGCGGAAGCGGCGGAGCTAGCCCTGGAGGCGCTGAAGCACCCTGTCGACTACTACCTGGATTACGCGTTGGGAGAGACCATCTCGACGCTGGAGGAGCAGTGGAAGCCCGCTCTCTTCAGCGGAGAGCCCTTTGCGAAAGGCAATCCCGAGGGGATTGTCTTCCTCCTGGATCGCCTGGAGCCTGCCGAGGTGGCGCGGGTGCCGCGAAGCGAGGCGGTGAACGAGGTCCTGCTCACGCGCGCGGGCATCCCGCGGGAGGTCCGTCTCGAGGCGGTCGAAGACCTGGCGAAAACGCGGGGCGTCTCCCGCGCCGAGGTCGTGCTGGGTGCGATCGAGGAGCTCGAGCAGCGCTCCGGAGAGGGTGACGCCGAGGAAGAGCTGTCTGCGGTGCTGGCGAGCCTGCCGGCGGACGAGCTCCGGCCGGTGCTCGCGCGGCTCGAAACGCTGGCGGGAGGCGCGCGCCACTCCCCCTTCCGTGAAGCCGCGTACGCGGCGTTGATGCGGGCGCACGGTAGCGTGGAGCCGGCCTGGAAGCTGGCCGGCGGGCAGCCGCAAAGGATGGTCGACCTGCTCGCCGGTGTGCCGCTCCTCGACGACCCGGCGCTGCAGAGCCAATTGCTCCCCCGGGTGGAGGAGCTGGTGAGGAGCTCGACCGGGGATGGGCCGGGGAACGGGGTGCGCGCTCGCTACGTGCGGCTCGAGCAGCCGGGCTGTTGCGAGACGCAGAGCTTCGCCGAAGTGGAGGTCCTGGATGGGCGGTTCAACCTGGCGCCCCTCGGCGAGGCGAGCCAGAAGAGCACCGCCTCCGGCGGCGAGGCCGAGCGAGCGATCGACGGTAATACCGCCGGCGACTTCCGCCTCGGCTCGGTTTCGCAGTCAACCGCGATGGAAGCCGATCCCTGGTGGGAGGTCGACCTGGGTGAGCAGCGCTCGATCAGCGCGGTGCGGGTGTGGAAGCGCACCGACGAGACCGTGACCGCCGACATCGGCGGCTTCAACCTCTTCTTGCTGGACGCGAACCGGGACACGGTCCGGGCGATCGAGGGGGTCGACGCTTCCGACCAGCCGGTCACCGTGGATCTCGACCCCGACCCCGCGACGGAGGTCCGTCGTGCAGCCGTGAGGGCGCTCATCGCGATGCAGGGAGAGGAGGAGGCGCGGCTTGCCCTTTTCGGTGACCTGCTCCGGAGCGGCGTCGAGACGGACCTGGCAATCGCCGGAATCGACACCGTGCTCACGAGCCTCATCCCCGGTCCGCAGCAGGCTCTCCTCGCCACGGCCCTGCTCGAGTATGCGCGCGGGGTCGAAGGGGTGGATCGGACCGGCCGCACCTTCGCCCTGGCCGACACGCTGGGGCGTGCGCTGGCAGCCGCTCTACCGGAAGGCGAGCGCGCCCGAGTGCTCAAAGGTTTCGAGATGTTGCAGCCGATGCGGCTGGAGATCGCCGCGGTCGAAGGCGCGATGCGGTTCGACGTGGAGGAGTTCACCGTCGAGCCCGGCCGCGAGGTCGAGATCGTCTTCCGCAACCCGGACGTCATGCCGCACAACCTGGTGGTCACCGCGCCCGGAGCCGTCGAGAAGGTCGGTCGCGCGGCGGACGCCATGGCCTCGGCACCTGACGCCTACGAGCGCAACTTCGTCCCCGACGTGCCCGAGGTGCTCTATTCGACCGATCTCATCGGCACCGCGGAGCGCGTGACCCTCACCTTCCGTGCGCCCGATACGCCCGGTGAGTACCCGTACATCTGTAGCTTCCCCGGGCACTGGCTGAGCATGCGCGGCGTGATGCGGGTGAGCGGGGAGAGCGGGGGGAGCGGGGAGTAG
- the ung gene encoding uracil-DNA glycosylase, translating to MDGYPLPPLPPAWSFLEPDTQTPSFDALRRFLSKDAQQHTIYPPAEDVFRALELTPLRRVRVLLLGQDPYHGPGQAEGLCFSVRKGIPLPASLRNIFRELESDLQVPPPPHGSLVQWAERGVLLLNAVLTVRAGQPNSHRGKGWESFTDAIIRRVAEKRNRVVFALWGSHAQKKIPLVDGDRHAIVTAAHPSPLSASRGFLGSRPFSRINQALVEVGQDPIDWRIT from the coding sequence ATGGACGGCTACCCTCTACCGCCGCTACCGCCAGCGTGGAGCTTCCTCGAGCCGGACACGCAAACGCCCTCCTTCGACGCTCTGCGCCGCTTCCTTTCCAAAGACGCGCAGCAGCACACGATCTACCCGCCGGCGGAGGATGTCTTCCGCGCGCTGGAGCTGACGCCGCTCCGCCGGGTGCGGGTGCTTCTCCTCGGCCAGGACCCCTACCATGGTCCGGGACAGGCGGAGGGACTCTGCTTCTCGGTCCGCAAGGGGATTCCGCTACCCGCCTCTCTACGCAACATCTTTCGCGAGCTGGAGTCGGATCTCCAGGTGCCGCCGCCGCCGCACGGCTCGCTGGTCCAGTGGGCCGAGCGAGGGGTCCTGCTCCTGAACGCCGTACTCACCGTTCGTGCCGGCCAACCGAACTCACATCGTGGTAAAGGTTGGGAGTCTTTCACCGACGCGATCATTCGACGGGTGGCGGAGAAGCGGAACCGCGTGGTATTTGCCCTCTGGGGGTCGCACGCGCAGAAGAAGATCCCGCTGGTCGATGGCGACCGCCATGCGATCGTCACCGCGGCCCATCCGTCCCCGCTGTCCGCCAGCAGGGGCTTCCTTGGCAGCCGCCCCTTTTCGCGCATTAACCAGGCACTGGTCGAGGTGGGGCAGGATCCGATCGACTGGCGCATCACCTGA